In Brassica napus cultivar Da-Ae chromosome C2, Da-Ae, whole genome shotgun sequence, the sequence GTTTCTCAAACTATTCGGTTCGAAAACCAAtactttaaaatgaaataaaattgaCATTTGAATTTTCGTATCTCATCTCTTAGAAGTCAATCACATATGACACGCTAAAGCTttaaatcaacaagaacaaaaCTCGACCTGTTCAAAACTCAACTACGTGACTGAAAAAAAATCTTCTATTGCATGAcctttattttgaaataactgATAAGGTCATTATTAATTCCTGATCTTTACAAAAGTTTCAAAGATTATTTTCTTCCGttgagtttgaaaaaaaaatagattcttcttctcTATATCACTTTGGTTAGTTTTACTGATCTTTGGCACTTTCCCCTTTACATGTTACTActaattattaacaaaaaaaggacTATGAAATTGTGTATAAAGTTAAATATAATGGTGGAATCATTAGTTTAAGACATATATTATCCATTGTAGAACAACaagaacatatttatatattttaaaattcacacaaaaaaaaagaatagaaatTCTTTAAAACTAGGAAAGATTAGTAAATATGTGAAGTGAACTAAATAATGAGAAATTGTTTGTTCCTCTTATAAACGTTTAGTgaaccgatttttttttttaaatgtcaagTTATTAcaacatttaacaaaaatatatatttgcataaacaTATACTAGTTTGCTAGGATTTAGCTAGTTGGTGGGCCCTTTCACAAAGAACAAGTAATGGTTTGTCCTTCTTGTCATTATAAATATCAAGAAAGTCTTGCACATTCTCGAATCACAGCACACTCTTTCTACTACTCAACATTATCATACATACATCATCTCATACATCACCATGACCCAACGAGCCAACCCCAAGACTGGCTGCCTCACGGCGGTTGTCCGCCGTCTTTTATGTTCCGGCAGCCAACAAACCCACCCTTCCGACAACATTCTCGACTCTGACGAAACACTCCAGTTACTAAGCACTTACGAAGAAATCGAAGAGCcaaagaaagagacaaaaaccgaaacccaaacccaagAAGACGAcgtctctcctcctcctcctcccaatGTTGTAGCCAAACTCATGGGTCTAGATGACCCCGCACCGGGATCAAACCGGTTTAGATACTTTGACGATTCCGGTTCAGCTGTCGCACGCAGCAAATCGGTTAACTTCATGGACTATATCCTTAGAGttaaagaggaggaagaagaagatgagaaagatggtCATCTCACGTGCCGGAGAGTAAGAGCGTCGGTTTCCTTCCGGGAGATAGTCCCAACCTCGGCGAGATCAAGCTCGAACCAACAACAGAAGAAGCACGACTTCTTGCTGATGTATCTCGACAAGCTGGACGAGAAGAGGGAACTTGTCGGATCATCGTCTTCGTCAAGGTCTAAGAGGTTCGAGAAGGTATTAGAAGATTCCAAGAAGCCGCCATTGCCACctccggagaagaagaaggagaacgaGAAAGTGGCCAAGAAGTTTAAAGACGAGCGGAGGAAAgtagcaaagaagaagaagaagagtgagaaCGGAAGTGATCATGTTAACGGAGCTAAGAAAGTTCGATGGTTTCTCTCTCCGTCCAAGAGTAAGTCCACCGAGAAGATGGCGCTtctaggaggaggaggaggtgaaTGTAAGAACATCCCGGCGGATGAGTTTAGCGGAAAAGAGACAGAGTCTCcggaaaataaatcaaatgcGAGTCCGGTTTCGGTTCTTGATCGAGATCTTTATGATTATCTAATCCTTGATGATGACTACTACTTCTCAGGTGAGTCTATTACTATACCTTACTAATTATTTATGTACCTATTCCAAAGtcattattacattttttttttgttaaaatatttgaacGTAGTTGCTGCCTCATTTGAATTTTGGAGAAAATGgtaatttgattttaataattttctgaTTTTAGATGAATGAGATGCTAAAAATTTAGTCAACattatttcatttaaattatttactttatatatcgTATTTAATAGACATATTCAAAATTTCATCAATGTGATTAAATATAATTCCGATATTAATCTTTAATGTCAGACTAATATAATTCCGAATTTGAACAAGGACAGTTTCGGTTTAATGTTTGAACATCTTTCTTGGTTTTACTGTAAAAAGCTGCATAAATGAGACTTTGTTATTGGGAGAAAAAATAAATGTGACTTTGTCAAGATTTTACCCACCTTCaagaatttttatgttttatcttCCCCcaaaaaatgtattaaaatctttactttaatttgaaaaaaaaaacaggagatTCAGAAAGTGCATCGGAGTTGTCAACAAAGCAAGTAGAGACAACAGCAGCAAAATCTTCATGCTCTTCATCACCAGCAAGAACAAGGACAAATTCcaagaaagaaaacaacaatAACACCAACAGTGATTCTGAAGAGACAGAGTTTATCACAAAGCTAATGAATATGCTCTCAGATCTGTCTGAGGAAGACATGAAGTCTTCAACTTGGGTTTCTACTTCGTCAACTAAACCCGTTGACTACACTCAAGTCGAAGATTTTTGTGTTGAATTTGGTCAGGAGATTCTTGACCTTGTTATGGACCAGTTAGTTGATGAACTGTTGTATCTAGTTTGATTTTTACTTCCCAATCATCAAATTATGTCGTTCTATCATATCTCATAATCCAATCGTTAACCAAAGACTCACAACAGCCGTAATTATCACCATTCTGTAATTCCTGAAATTGTTATGACTTATGATGCATATAGTTTATGTTTTCCTCAGGATCTATATTCGACCTTAAAATGAGCTGCGACTGTTTAATTGGCGGAAACATAACTTAATGacgtaaatattatatattttgaatttaagatAGAATGAAAACATTTAATACTTatgatttgtaaataatttaaaattaattcttttttttatataaatagtgCAAACAAATGCACTTATCAAAAACATGGTGTGAATTAACTATTGCTAATCACACAATGACCAAATAGCACAAGTATAATCTTGATGACTCCTATTGTAAAGAATGAAATCAAATTTGATATGATGCGATATTAATGATAAATATGAAACAATTTTAAACAGATTACATGGTCCGAAAACAGCCATATATACTTTCTTCTGAAGTTTGCAGAGCCCCGTAGCTTCGAAATACGTACTGTCTGTCTCCTTTATGTCTATTTCACATGCAAATTATGGTCTCCTTCTAACGTTACTTCTTTGACgtttttttgtatgtttctgCTTTCTTGTTTGGGGTTCACATGTTATTTTCCCACTCTAACttatttaaacttcaaattataaatatttgatctaATCtaccagaaaaaaaatatttagtaaaaatcaattaaGAAAGCGCAAAAGCGATACATGAAAGTTTGTACGAGTGGATCTTTTAGTGCTTACTAATCCTAAGGTTCTACTTCTTCTATCCAACTGACACGGTTTTAACTATGTTGCGATCTGCTTGgtagctgttttttttttctaacatttGGCAGCTGTCTCTTGCAACCGcagaaaagaaagaaatcaaATCCATAACTCAAATAGCTGCTTATAGAAAataggatatatattatatatataatatatatatatatgatcacaAATAACGCGGTGAAGTGGGACAAATGTGAATTGAGAACGAAGACTTTTGTCtagtttaattttgtttatcgAGTGATTAAAAATTATGGGGGGTTTTATAAGCAGACTAAAGTAGCAAAAAATACTAAACCAATTTGATTTTGAACACCTATAAGAAATTACCTGAGCAAACAAGAAATTTAATCCGATCGAATATGGTTGAGTTCAAGTAAAAAAGAACCATACCATGACATATATCATTTTGATTTGTCGTTCTCAATAACCAGTTACTCATActataaagaaaacaaacattaaTTAGATATGATTTTAATGAGATTTAAGTAGCTAATTAAGGAACTAGCTATAATTAACCCATATgcttaaacaaaatataaaaaattagaagCCTTGATGTTGATCATCATCTTGATCTCTGTTAAGCTGATTAAGCAAAACATCAATGAGAGTATCTCTCTTCTGAGCCCTAGCTTCCTCTCTCAGCCGTCTCTCATCCTCTctctccatccacctcctctccGCGGCGGCTCTCTCCTCCTCTAGCTCCGCCATTCTCCTCTGccactctttctctctcttctccttctctctcgcCTTCATCTCCCATGCATCTCTCCATTCTTTCTCCATCTTCACCGTTTGCCTCATAAAGTCCTCCAACATTTCTTTCAATGTACTACCCGCGGTTTCAGCTTTGCTAGTGCCTTTTCCTTTTTTCGCACGTTTTTTGGGATTAGTAAAAGTACTTGTAGTAATCACTTCTGTATCTTTCTTCTGTGTCTCGACGAAAGACAATAATTCCTTGTTGATGTCTTGATTTAGCTCCGCGACTTCTTCTACTTCTTCGTCAGATGAGAACTGATTATGTTTTCTCTTAGAAGAAGTTCTTGGTTCTGACCACAACATTCTTTGCATTCTTGCTGTGAAAATCGATTGGATCTCGTTGTAAAATGGGAATTGCTGCCTAATAGGTTCTGGCTCAGTCGTTTCACACACCTGTCCCATTTATATTCAATATGTAATATATGTCGTGCATATACTAGACTATATGTTGTTCATGCATGTAAATATGACACTATTATGCATGCTACTTTTGTTGCCTTGTACTTAACGTATAACGGTATCTACATGTATATATGTAGACGTATTCAATTATCATGTGACTAGTAAAACGTTTCTTAATACTTAAGGTCACGCATCCGTTATATATAAcggtaattgtttttttttgtggcaTTTTATGAACACGAGATATTACTTAATTACTCACGAATTACCATGTGAAATATTAGTAGTGTAATAAACAAAAAAGGAGATATATAGTACTGGTATATAACGGATCAAATGTGAACATAATTAAGCCGTATCATGAAACTCAAAACTAATTAAACGCATTAAAGTCTAATATCTAACTTGTTTCCACTAATGGCAGGGTCTAAACAACCGAAGAGATTAGGTTAAACTATGTGTAATATAGTTCATCTATACATACACCACGCATAGACTAGTGGTTTCCAATATGCATACTCACCGGCCACCGCAGATGAAAGAATACGTACACATAATcataatttttagaaagataTAGCATACTTCTAAAAATGATGCATATACTTGTACTCATGATCATAGAACAACATCAACAGGTGTATATATAGTTAATTTAGACTATATATATAGGGAATAATTAATAGATAAACAGTTGAAGGTAACCTTGTATCTAGAGACGAGGTTCTTCCACTTGCTCTTACACTGTTCCGCGCTCCGAGCAAAACCCTTGTCGGCCATTTTAGCGACGACGACTTCCCAAAGTAGCTTATTACGtttggtttccatgaaagtctGATCTAGCTCTTCTCTTATACCCAAAAGCTCCTTTGTCTCATCTATGCTCCACTGTGGGATTCTCTCACCTCCTCCACCGAGATCCATCGCAACCGTCGTGCTCTGCGGCGGTGGAGGGAGCTGTTGCTGTTGGATCAACTGATAAAGTTGATGGTCGTGATGGTGAAAAGGGTTACGTCGGTCCATTATTGGGATCGAAGTCTTGGTGACGTAAAGAAAGTAAGAGTTGTTTTAGGGTtacttataaataaagagaGGTTTCTTTGGAAAAGAGGAGAAGAcagagaggatgaagaagaagagatatctTAATTAATTTATGAGCTGGTGTGAAAAGAAGGTGTAATTGTCAAGGGAAGATTGAAGtatactttttgttttgtttttctctaatttttataagatttttttttaaaaaaaattgaatatactAGAAGTTCTATAATAATTTATCGGAATAAAATGTTACAtatctcttttcttttaaagcCTATACTGCAAAGAAATCTGTACTCTGAGGTTAAGTTtacatatctatatattttcttcgCCAGAATTTATTGATTCTTAGGACATATAAAGTTTTATCTTTCAAACTGATGACCGGTTAGTGAAAAGGACACACTTCCGggattagaaaagaaaataacacTAAAAGTTAAGATTTGATTTAAGTAgctaactaatttttttttttaaactcttaTCTTCCTGTCTTCTAGAGTTTTGAGGTACTTAAAGTGGCAAAACTCTACCAGATATAAATTCAAGCTtacaataataattatatatatagaaaaaagaagaagggtgaTAATGTGGTCCATTGTTTCTGACGAACCGTGTTGATGAAAGTAAACAAATATTACATGAAATGCACTAGAGACGTCGCTCCCTCCCACCTGTCATCCCACGTTAAGACAAAGGGATGCAAAAATATCATAATGGATTTTATGTTATTGGTTACGCTTTCCCTATAAATGTTCCTACAACGACCGTAGTTATACAAACTTcattctaatttttgttttaaatgaaaGAGAAGCTGCATGATTAGTCTCTTGTTCGTTGGCTAAGATAACAACAATAGTTTTCTGTCAACATCTTCAGGTGAAAGTTGAAAATATCGTTTTTATACCAAAGAAATTTGCAGGAGGGAAATTAACGGGAGAGAGACGGTCAAGCATTGACGGTGAGAATAATGCAAGAGATTGAAATAATAACCTACCAAAAAGGAGGTGTTTCTCCTCACTCTAATTTCGCCGCCATGATTAATCATTTTTGACTTAATAAATCTATTGACAAATTTtctgaaattttattattaattatttagtcAGCTAGAGTAATGGTTTTAAAATCGATCTGAACAAGCCGATCAAATTGTTGACACTTGACGGAGAGAAGACAACATGTCTTGATCAGTAGTCATGAAAACATTTTTGCAATATCTTTTTTTATATCAGTCAGTGACTTAAAAATCAGCTTCAGCAGGGTTCTTCACGTCCAGAGTCAAGTTTTTGGGTTCGTTTCAACATTTTGGATGGTTACCCAACACAAACATGATAACATTCTTTTACAAAAAACTAAACTTAAGCAATCTCTCATCGTTGTcaagtttatttatttgtattagtCTTTGATTCAAGAAAAACATTACAATCGCTAATGATACAGTGACATCTTTAATTTAATTCTACAAAAttcatttgaaataaaataaaatcttttaaaaaatgctACCAATACATGGAGGAGAAAAGTTAcactcactcttcttcttcttcttcttctgcagaAGATTCCTTTGACTTGTCAACTTCAGACCTCTCGTTTTCTGAGGTTGCTGTGTCCTCCTCCATCTTCTCATTATCGGGCTGTCTCTGGCCTGACACTTGAGAATCTGATGTCTGGGTATGGCTCGTTGGTGCTGGAGGAGGATCCGAGTCCGACACTTGGGTGGTCTGACTCACTTCAGACTGCCCCGCACCAATGGGACTGCTCTGAGACTGACTCGTCTCTGACCGGCCCGTAGCTATAGGACTGCTTTGAGAATGACTGGCAACCACCTGACTGGTTTCCTGATTATGATCTGTTTCAGAGTGACTCAGAGGTACAGAGACTTGCTGAGACGGGCTCGTTTGCTCTTGTGACTCGCTTGCTTGCTGCTTTCCCTGACACTCTTGTGTTTCACTCGCCTGCATCTGACTCTCTTGTGTTTCACTCGCTTGCACCTGACTCTCTTGTGTCTCACTCGCTTGCACCTGACTCTCTTGTGTCTCACTCGCTTGCACCTGACTCTCTTGTGTCTCACTAGCTTGTACCTGACTCTCTTGTGTTTCACTTGCTTGTACTTGACTCGTCTGTGTTCCCTGAGAATCAGGGACAAGTCCAAGAACAGCCAATGTAGATctaacaaaaaagaaagaaaaaagattcaTATCTCTCAAATGGATTTTCCAAATAGCTGAAGGGCTTTGTCTTAATTCAAATCCGTAGacgattgaaaaaaaaagagagagagagagggaaaggTAACCTCGGAAGTGAAGACTGAATATCTGGCTGGCTGGCATGCGCCGCCAGAGGAGCTCTTAAGGATGAGATTTTAGTCAATGCATTTCCCAGCTGAGTTGGAGGAAGCTgcacaagaaaaataaaaaaaattcaatgatCAAAAATCCTTTTTCCTTCTTGCAATTGACAAATTAAGAAAAGCATAACGGAGTATTTTTATACATTACAGCTGAGATCTGAAAGACGCATACAAAGTAGAATAGGGAGGAgttaaaaagattttaataaatcCGTACCTGTAGTAAGACCTTGTATGATTGAGGCTGTGTTGACTGTGCACATTTCAAGAATCCTACCCACAGTTTTGGATATTTCCATATCTGAAGCAGTAATGTGTACATATCAAATCATAAGATTGAaccaagaacagagagagagagcatgACATTCCAAGAACATTACCGACCTGTTTGCTAACGAGACGAGAAAGGATCTCCAGGATAAAGTCGGACTAGTAGAACATTTAGTTGAAGAGATTATTATTTAAGTGAAAAATCAAATTGGGTTCCAAAAAGAGAGAAATGTTACGAGTTTGTTACCAGAGCTGGAAAAGCACCGATAGCTTGTAGAACTGTACGCATGAATAACATTGGCAGTGGAATTTGCTGGACCTGCACCCAGAAACTCGCCAATGAGCAAAAGATATCTCTAAGAAAAACAAACTGTGTCGGTAAGATGGAGACTGTTACTGTACCAGTTGGTTCAGAACGCTGGCTAAAACCTGTTGAGTGAATGTCTGCCTCTGTGCGAAACAGGTATTGCATGCATCTGTGATCTGTTAAGATAGTATTTGATTGAATAAGCAAACCTCCGGGTTTGTAAATTTTAGGAAAACAAGTGGCGGAGATCTCCTAAGCTGTTCATCTATTTGCTGCATGTTGTAAAGAAAATGGTCGAGGCATACCTGTTTAAGCGGTATTCCGTCTCTCGCTGGGTCAATGCTATGGATAGCAATTAAAACTTCTGATGGAGAAAGCACTGGACCAGACTGAGATGGTCCCTGAGAACCAAATTCCAGACTCAGAAGATCAAACTTACCTCAGACGCAAGAAGTACGCAATAGAAAGCTTAAATTAGATACCTGCAGGACACGAGAGAGTGCGACTTGGAATTTCTCCATAGGAAGATTGACCATATGAGGGAAAACACGTAGAACCtgttaaagagagagagagagagagagacaaattACAACGTCAGGAAAGCAGATTTACAACGTCAGAGAGAGACTAAGAAGAACCAATAGAAGGGGAAAAAGGTAGGAAAGCAGATTTACATCGTCTCTTGTCATGAACGGCAATATTGGGAAAATAATTTCTACATCCTGCAGTTCcatcaaaaattcaaaacccAAAGGATTAGAAAAAATGACGAATCACTAATAAGGAGTTTTCAATGTAACATTCCATTGTCCTCACCTTTATTCTTGTATCAAACAACTTTCTTATGGTATGTATCAACTCTGAAGAAGGCTTAGCCGCCTCAGTGAGGGTTTGAAGAACCTGTCATCAAGAAGAAACATTAAGAGAATATTAAAACTACTCACAGCTATTTGAAAAAGCCTTTTCACCTATTTGCAGGATAGAAGACAGAATTTAGAAGAAAGATGAAAACCTGCATTAGAAGGTTCTCACTTCCATTCGGTGGGTCTGCTATAATTTTAAGAAGCTCGGATGATGAGCCCATGGTACGAACTAGTATTGGGATTTGACGATGGATAGCCTACATACATAATCAGTGCGAATAAATAAcagagaaaaatataatactaatTTCAGAAAAGCATGCTCCAGACCTACCTGCTTAACAGGATCTGATGCATCTTTGTAAATGCTGAACACATGGACAAAAAGGGCGTGCTTCTGAAAATTAAATAGTAAGCATAGGAATCAAAACCTTTAGCAAAATTAGCTGCAAGCTTAAAGGCTAGAATTGTCATCTAGTAGAAGAACGGTGCAAAAATCACAAGACCTTGGTACATAGTGCAAAATAGAGTGACAAGCAGCGTTGGGCTTCGGTTACTGAAGTTGCTTCTAAGGACGAATCCATGCCCTCACCACTCACCGGCTGAAAAAAAAGTTGCGATCAGATATTTCTTATCCAAAAAATAATTTGCTTTCATGCACGAACAAGTACCTTTACACAATCCTTGCTCAACGTTTCAGCACCTCCTCTCTCTGAAGAAATGCAACTCACTACGGAAAATAGCTTGTCCTTTGCAAATTCCTCAATCTGTTGTGTAATGAATGATAAAGAATAGAGCTTGTTTGCCACCTGTATAATACGATACCCCGCAATTATTAACGTGGCAACACATCAAACAGCCGAATAGTACATCTCATGGTTTTGGGGAAACATACCAGGCGGATTGCTTTCATGCGAATCTCTTCCAAGGGGTGAACAGCACTCTTTTATTCAACAATATAGAGGAAAAGGGAATAAAATTAAGTGAGAGccataaagaagaagaacaacacaCTTGGGAAAAAGGAGAAAGAACCAAAAACACAATGCATGTATAAAAAATCCACTGAAACCTGAATGATGAAAATGTTTGCCGCGCCAAAGAAAAAACGAATCAGTAAAGAGATGAGATAGAAGAAACCTGCAAAGCAATCTTCAGGCAGTCATTCCGGATTCCAGGTCTCGTTAAAATCAGACTCCAAACCGCACTGAGGCCTTGAGTAACACGGTCTCCGCTAGGTAAGTCCTTTTCAACCTTGTCACCACTTTCAGGACAGCAAAACGATTCCAACAACTTCAGAACTGATTTTGGCAGAAATGGAGAATCTCCGAGCAATTTACTTAACGATTTATCAGACGGTGGAAAAGAATCTCTAAGTGCTTCAGcctagaaaataaagaaatgttTCTGAGAAATTTCCAAGTAAAAAGTCGATTAagattgttaaaaaaaagtgaATACTTACCACAGCCACCAAGAAACTTTCATATGCAGACGCAGCAGTAGTTGACGAGAAGAAATCTTGTTCTGCTTCTGCCTCCCCGTATAGCCTGTAGAGAACCCGCACAGTCAACTCATGTCCCTGACAACATAAGTGACAATGATCAGATAAAATGGCTTTTGAATCAAGTTGGGATGTCATTCATCATTTTCGACACTAAGATATAGCAGAGTCTAGCGAGGCTGAGAACactcaaaatttgaaaatctcCCGGGATATAATCCGAGTGTCAGAATCGAAACCACCAAAATTGGGGCTTTCGATGCCACCAAAATACAATAAGCATGTATACAAATACACAGGATTCACCGATTCAATTGTTCACCATTACAGACAGGAAAACAAATTCTCACCTCATGACTCAAATAATCAGAGAGAATGTGTTCCTGTAACATTTTCCAAGGGTCCAACTCCGAAGGAAACTGCAAAAATGGTAAATGTGACGATCAATTACTATGAGACAAAATGTCATAAATGATCATCTTGCCAACATATTGGTAGCAACTAGGACGTATTTAACAGGTATAAAACAGGAAAGCATCATAAAAAGCAAACATCAAGTAGTAGTACTACAACTATTCACTTTCTATAAGAACATTAGAGTTGAGGCAAGTGAGGCAAGAATCATGCAGAGGCCGATAAGTCTAAATTTATGAAATCACACAAAAGAAATTTTCCTGCAGAGTAATAACTCATAAGCTAAACTAAGAGAGAGCTAGAAGAGAGTCATCTTCTCAGAACGCTTACAGGAGCAAAAAAGAGATGTGAAAAAGATAGTTTAGAAAATGACCTCAACTCCCAAGTGAGCAAGAAGAGAAAAGCGAAGTTGTGAGCCACCAGACATTGATACTTGTTTATATGCTTCAACAATGCGTAAAAACACCAGCTTCTGCAAACTGTCTTTCTCTTCATCAGAAAGGTTGACAACAGGTGCCGATATCTTAGGCAAGAGAAACTGAGGCGCAGAAGCAAGTGAAGTTGCCGTTGAGGAAACCAAGCTGTTAGAACCTATGCCAGTCGCCTTTGGACTAAACTCCTCAGACTTATCCACTGACACTGATGGAATCACAGCGAGAAGAAGTTCTCCACTGGCACTCGTATCTTGGTTCTTGCTGGCGGCCTCCACATTTTTCGAACCCAATACAGAAGTAACAGGGGCTTCTGATAACACATAACGTTGAGCAGAAGAATCTAGTCCAGGTATACCACTTTCTATATTCCCTCTGTAATCCACATTTGGTGGAAGCTCAATATTGCCCTCTTCATTTACTGAAGAGGCTGATAAGCCACTTGCAATAACTGCATCTACAGCCGGAAATATCGGCTGGTCCACATGATTCACACAGAGTTCTTCACCTTCCTGCCATTGGTGAGATTTAAATGTACAGTACAATCTTTAAAACTAGGAagcaaaaaaaaggaagaaatgaCGCAATAAAATATAACACATATAAATACTTCTAATTGAGTAAAGAGCACCCATACATTTTCCGTTTTCGGTGTGTGAGGATTTATCAGGGCAGCAACTGGTGGGAATGCAGTTGACAGTGAAAGAACACCAGCCACAAACGATGGTGGATATTTAATTTGTGCATCACTACCAACTATAGACATGTTCATCACCAGCTCATCGGTGCCATCAGCATAAGAGGAACCATTTAGTAGAATATTATGCATATTAGCCATCACAACATCGGCCAGCAGATCCGCAGAAATACTTGAAATAAGGATCTCTAGAGATCCAATTGCTTTTTCACCCTGGGCAACCAATGCTCCAAACATAGCAACCAGTTGCTGAACAGGTCCAGTATCACTTACTCCTCTGCTATTACTTGGTCCAGTTGAAGCAGAAGTAACCAGAGGTAGAGAGCCAACACTGTTACCATTTAATCCTTCAGTAGATTCTCCTGACACAGAAGGTGTTATTCTTGATCGTTTTCCAGTCAAAGCATCTCCATTTAGATCAATATTGTATTCCGATCCAGATCTTTTCCTACCAAAGTTACTTTCCGCAACAACAGAATTTGCACGGAGAGAATTCTCTTCCACTGATACCTGAAACTAATAAGGTTTGGATTTAAATGTCcgtatctaaaatatataaccaaaaaaataagacGCATGAACACATACAACCATCAACATCTAGATTCAGCTATAGATGGAAAGACGAACAAACTACCTTTGTATCCTCTACACAGTCTTTGTCTTGAATGCTTCCGTTAGTTGTGTAAAACAGATCTTCAGCTTTCTCTGCCCGACTGCCACCTTCTATCTCTTTCAGAGCACCGATCAACCGGTCTTTCCACTGGAACAAATTACAACATAGGGATCAAAacaattgaaaacaaaaacaactccATGGAGAACAGTCTACCTCAACATATACAAGAATAGTTAAACCACTATTAACTGATTAGTAAGATATGATAGTAAGTAAGCCAGTCAGTAAAAAACACATGATCCAGACATCCAAACGCATTAGCTAACAATCTACAGATTTTATTTTGGGAAGATCAAATACAAAGCACTGGACAATGCTCGGGGTAAAGCAAATAATCAATCGTACACTAATGAACTAAAT encodes:
- the LOC106452458 gene encoding symplekin isoform X1, with the translated sequence MVGAIMAASSYSYSYSREKLQGLARSAKSATDLPPKLHRLRNLRRNLQGEASVFPAELLPLLFDLLSDQFGAARKFVAQILGEVGLNYVELLPEIVPLFIKSLQDDTPAVVRQVIASASALFRSTLHKFALQGLHSSELDELLQSSWTWMLKLKDEICSLAFKQGNSGVKLCAMKFVEALILLYTPDPSLSLDSQDFNISILRGGHPVLNIGDLSIEASQKLGSLLDQLRHPAAKSLNSSTIIFLINSLSSVAKKRPAYCGRILPVLLSLDAPSFLKGVHAAAANLALKTVFLSCLECTHPAAAPWKDRLIGALKEIEGGSRAEKAEDLFYTTNGSIQDKDCVEDTKFQVSVEENSLRANSVVAESNFGRKRSGSEYNIDLNGDALTGKRSRITPSVSGESTEGLNGNSVGSLPLVTSASTGPSNSRGVSDTGPVQQLVAMFGALVAQGEKAIGSLEILISSISADLLADVVMANMHNILLNGSSYADGTDELVMNMSIVGSDAQIKYPPSFVAGVLSLSTAFPPVAALINPHTPKTENEGEELCVNHVDQPIFPAVDAVIASGLSASSVNEEGNIELPPNVDYRGNIESGIPGLDSSAQRYVLSEAPVTSVLGSKNVEAASKNQDTSASGELLLAVIPSVSVDKSEEFSPKATGIGSNSLVSSTATSLASAPQFLLPKISAPVVNLSDEEKDSLQKLVFLRIVEAYKQVSMSGGSQLRFSLLAHLGVEFPSELDPWKMLQEHILSDYLSHEGHELTVRVLYRLYGEAEAEQDFFSSTTAASAYESFLVAVAEALRDSFPPSDKSLSKLLGDSPFLPKSVLKLLESFCCPESGDKVEKDLPSGDRVTQGLSAVWSLILTRPGIRNDCLKIALQSAVHPLEEIRMKAIRLVANKLYSLSFITQQIEEFAKDKLFSVVSCISSERGGAETLSKDCVKPVSGEGMDSSLEATSVTEAQRCLSLYFALCTKKHALFVHVFSIYKDASDPVKQAIHRQIPILVRTMGSSSELLKIIADPPNGSENLLMQVLQTLTEAAKPSSELIHTIRKLFDTRIKDVEIIFPILPFMTRDDVLRVFPHMVNLPMEKFQVALSRVLQGPSQSGPVLSPSEVLIAIHSIDPARDGIPLKQITDACNTCFAQRQTFTQQVLASVLNQLVQQIPLPMLFMRTVLQAIGAFPALSDFILEILSRLVSKQIWKYPKLWVGFLKCAQSTQPQSYKVLLQLPPTQLGNALTKISSLRAPLAAHASQPDIQSSLPRSTLAVLGLVPDSQGTQTSQVQASETQESQVQASETQESQVQASETQESQVQASETQESQVQASETQESQMQASETQECQGKQQASESQEQTSPSQQVSVPLSHSETDHNQETSQVVASHSQSSPIATGRSETSQSQSSPIGAGQSEVSQTTQVSDSDPPPAPTSHTQTSDSQVSGQRQPDNEKMEEDTATSENERSEVDKSKESSAEEEEEEE